The following is a genomic window from Geminicoccaceae bacterium.
GGTGATCTTTCTCGTCCTGCCGGATGCTGCCCAGGGGGGATGTACGGCATCCGGAGATGACTACACCTGTGACGGCAATCTCGGGTCCGGCTTCTCCCGGTCCCTGGGCGCCACCAGCAGCACGTTCACCTTCGACAATCTCACGGACGGCATCACCGCCGGCGCGGGCGCCGCGGCCATCGACATCGATTCCGGCGAGGTATCGGCCGGCGGCGGATCGGGTGGCATGAATGTCACCATCGACAACACCGATGCGCTCATCACCGGCGGCGGTGCCGGAGCGGTCGGTGTCCGGCTGAATAGTACCGCACCCGTGGAGACGACAGAAGCCAACCAATCGACGGCAGGAACCGGTTCTGCCGGGCGGGATGCCAATGGTGAATGTGCCGGATGGAGGGTGATAGCAGCCGGGCCGGCAACGGAATGCACAGGTCCACGATCCATTTCATCAACTGCCGGAGGCACCGGAGGTTCAGGTCAAGGCGGTAGGACAAGCAGCCGGTCGGCAAGCTCCGGTGCAGTCGTGCTGGAGTTCGTTGGCGAGGGTATCGATTTTGATGGGCTGGCTGAGAGTGTTGGCATCTCCTTGCAGAGCGACGGCGGTCAGGGGGGCAAGGGCGGTCAGGGCGGTCAGGGCGGTCAAGGAGGCATGGGCGGAGATTCCGAGATCGCAAGCAAATACTTTTTCCCGGAAACATACGATTTCAACCTTGTGGCATCGGGCGGCGGTACGGGGGGCGATGCCGGTGTTGGTGGGACAGGTGCCGTGGGGGCGACCGCTGGCACTATCGCATTCACTAACGGATCCGGATCCATCGTTGCAGCCCGGGGAATCGTCGCGTCCAGCAACGGCGGGTCCGGTGGCCTGGGGGGCAATGGTGGTACTGGCGGCAAGGGTGGTACTGGCGGTTGGGGCGATGCCGAGTATCTGTTCCACCTTGTCGGAAATGCGGACCGTAAGGGAGGTCGAGGCGGTGCCGGAAGAATCGGTGGTACGGGCGGTGTCGGCGGCGTCGGTGGTCAGGGTGGTGCCATCTCGATCAACAATCTCGGGACGTTGGGACGGATCATTTCGTTCGGCGATGGCGACCATGCTATCCATGCCTCCAGCCTCGGTGGTACGGGCGGTGTCGGCGGCACTGGTGGCACTGGCGGCGCTGGCGGCACTGGCGGTGGGGCGCGAAACGAAGATACCGTCACGCTCGTCGGTAGCGCAGGAGACGGCGGGACTGGCGGGGCAGGCGGTGTCGGCGGAACTGGCGGTGATGGTGGTAGCGGTGGCACGATCAACATCCTGAACGAGCAACTTGTCGGTACGCTCGGCAGTAACTATTCGTCCGCAATACTGGCTGAAAGTTTTGGTGCTATCGGCGGCGTAGCAGGCGGCGGCGGTAGCGGCGGTAGCGGCGGTAGCAAGGGGCAACGCGGCTATTACCAGTGCAACAGTAATCTCATTTGTCCTGTCCCGATCTACGGCCCGGCCGGCTCCAACGGTTCCGGCGGCGGTTCCGGTTCTGCTGGCACGGCGAGCAAGGTCGGCGGGAACGGCGGGGTCGTGTCGGTCGACAACAGTGGGGACATCGGGACATTTGGTACCCGCTCCGACGGCATCACGGCGGCTTCGGTCGGGGGCGTTGTCGGGCTGGCTTCGAGGGAAACGGCGAATTTCTTCTGGACAGGAGTGCCGACGGGGCAGCAGTCGAGTTCCGCAGGGGCCGTCACTGTCGGCAATACCGGCACGATTGCCACCGACGCCGATCAGTCGAACGGCGTCCTTGCCTTCAGCTTCGCGTCCGGCAACGGCAATTCCGGTGCGGTGACGGCCAGCAACAGCGGCACGATCGAGACGAACGGCACGCAGAGTGCAGCACTGATCGCCACAAGCGAGGTCAAGGCCAACGCCGACACATCGGGCGGCAGGTCCGGCGATGTCACGGTTTCCAACGATTCCGGAACGATCGACGCCAATGGCAATTCGGCGGCCATCTTCGCCCGCAGCCATTCCGAGGAAGGGGACGCCGGATCGGTCGATATTTCCAATCAAGGTGGCGAGATTACCACTTACGGGAATGGTGCTGCGATCATCGGATACAGCTTCGCCGACGCCGGAACGGCCGGGGCGATCACCTTCGACAACCGCGGCGGCCTGGTCACCAACAACAGTGGCGACGGTGTGCTTCTCTATTCGAACGGCAGTGTTGCCGGCGGCGCGATCACCACGCTCAACGCCAGCGGCATCTACTGCACCACGCCGGGCTGCACCGCGCTCACCGAGCAGTCGAGCGGACCCACCCCCGGCGACATCACCGTCGACAATGCCGGCGAGATCATCGGCGGTGAGGGCGGTGTCGGCATCGCCATCATCGACGGCGCCAACAACACCGTGAACAACAATGACGGTGGCGACATCGGCACGCTGGGCGGCATCGACGACTATGCCATCACCGGCACGGGCGGCAACGAGGCGATCTACAACAACAGCGGCGGGTTGATCACCGGTTCCATCGACCTCACCAATACCGGCACCACGACGGACACCAACAGCTTCACCAATGCCGACGGTGCCACCTACAAGACCGGGCTCGTCATCGATCTCGGTCCGGAGACCAACGCCGGCAACGTGTTCATCAACAACGGCTACATGGCGCTGGGCGGCACGGGAACGGCGGATTCGAGCAATTCCGGCAACGACTCGGTGCAACTCACCGGCAATTTCGTCCAGGGCACGACCGGGAAACTTGCCGTTGATCTTACCTATATCGAGAATAATGACGGTACGCAGATCGTCGATACCATCGACGCGCTCAACGTCAGCGGCACGGCACGGCTCGGCGGCCTGATCCAGCTCAACCCGCTCACCGGCGCCGCCAAGCCCGGCCTGTTCCGGGAACTGATGGTCCATGCGGCCCAGGGCATCACCCTCGACGGCATTGCCATCGACCCCTACTACCTCAACGGGACCCGCTCGACGAACGCGACGGTGGCACCGCAGATCGAGCTCGATCCCAACGGGAGGGACCTCTACATGGTCTATTCCGTCACCTTCTCTCCGGACGGGCTCACCGACAACCAGCTGAAGATGGGCAAGGCCATCGACGCGATCCAGACGTTCGGCTTTCCGGCCTATCAGCCGATCACCGAGCGGCTGTTGGCGATCAACAGCACCGAGGAACTCGGTCGGGCGTACGACTCGCTTTCGGGCGACAGCATTGCCGGTGCCAACGAGGGAGCCGTCATGGCAGCCGAGGGCTTCGCCGCCGCATCCGATTCTCAGACCGGCGACACCCTTGCCTGCATGGCGCGGCGGATGCGCGGCAACGAGGATGCCTGTGCAAATCCCCACCGCGTCTGGACCCAGACAGCCTATGGCAGCGGCGAACTGGACGGCGACGGCAGTGCGGCGCGGACCCGCTCGCATTTCGAGCACATGATCCTGGGCTACGATGCCGTCAACGACGACGGCTTCGCCATCGGCGGCACCATTGGCGCCCTGGCCTCGAAATTCGACGTTCCGGACCGCTCGACCCGCGGCGACAGCCAGGGGTTCGGCGTGTCGGTGCAGGGTGTGAGCATGAACGGGAGCGGCTTCTTCCTGCGCGCCTCCGCGGCGATGGGCCAGTTGTCCACCGACACCCAGCGTTTCCCGCTCGGCGAACGCGTCGAGGGACATTTCGACGGCCAGTTCGCATCGTTGACCGGCGAGGTGGGGCATGCGGCCATGCTGCCCGATCTGCAGATGGTGACCTTCGTCCGCGCGCGACGGACCTGGTTCGAACAGAAGTCCTTCGACGAGGATGATCCTACGTTCGGGAATTCCTTCAACAGCAACAATACCCGCAAGGATCTTGTCGAGACGGGCGTCGATCTGCGCAGCGATTTCCGGCTGCCGGATGGCGGGACCGTCACGCCCGGCGTCAATGTCGTCTTCCGCCACGATTTCTACAACGACGCGCGCGAAGTCAGTGCCGAATCCCGGGCTGCCCCCGGCAAGGCGTTCTCCTGGAAGACCCGTGGCACCCGCCCGGACCGCAACTCGGTGCGCGGCGAACTGTCGATGCAATACGCCTTCGCCGAGGCATCGCCGCTGTCGGGCGTCGCCCTTACCGGCAGCGTGGCCTTCGACAGCTCCGGCAACAACAACGCCACCACCACCGCCCTGCGCCTGAACTACCGCTTCAGATAGCCAGCTTCAGCACCGGCGGCGATCCTTCGCCGTCATTCTCGCCATGACCGGCCCGGTCTTCCCGCCGCAGGAGGACCGCCGCACTGACCTTGTAGGGCCGCAGCAGCCAGAGGAACCGATGGGCGCGCGGGCGCCATTTCTCCGCCGGTCCGAGGAACGGCAGCACGACATGACGGAAATTCCTCATCATCCTCCTGAGCTTCTTCCGGTCGACAAGGCTGTCCTGCAGGTAACTCGTCGAGACGATCACCTCGCGGCTTTCGGCCTCCAGCCCGGGAAACATCGCGACCAGCCGGTCGGGCGAGGGGCGCAGCAGCGTGTCGATCGGATCGGGATGATAGGGATAGCTGTAGGGCACGGACACCAGCAGCCGGGCTCCGGGTCGCATCAGCCCGGCGCAGGCCAGCGCAAAGCGCTGCGGATCCTCCAGGTGTTCGAGCAGGTTGTTGCAGGTGACCAGATCCGCACCCAGCGCGCGCAGCCGGGAATGGAACGCCGGGTCGAGCAGGTCGCCCACCATGTCGACACCCTCGTCGGCCTTGATGTCGCAATGGATGAAGCGGATGCCGTCACGCTCCAGCGGTTCGATGAACTCGGTCTGGACATGGGACTGCATGTCACGGCGGAACCGGCCGGTGGACGATCCCAGGTTGAGGCAGGTGCTTCCTTGCGGAAGGCCGAGGGCGCGGACCTGTCGCGCCATCCACCGGGCTTCTTCCTTGCGCATCGGGGCCTCCCTTTTCGATTGTCTCCGATTCGGGACAATCTCAAGATGAATGATGACCCGATCAATGGCGCAAATGGCGATAGGAGGCAATCGCGGCACACCAATTCCGGTCGTATTTTTTGCCGTGGGAAAACATGACCTTATTACGGCAGTCCCGGGGTATTTTGGGCTTCTCTTCGGATTCGCGGCTGCGGGGCATGGAGTGGAGCCCGGACCGGCGTTATCGTACCCCGACGGCACGGGTTGTCAGGCGATGAGGTCCTCGATGGCGCGCCAGCCATGGACCAGGGCGAGCGGGTTGCGGCGGAGTGTGAGAAGGTTGCCGCCACCGCCGCCGGGCTGGTCGAGGGCGCGAGAGATGGGGCGATCCGAGAGATGGGCCAGCAGCAGCGCGCCGACCCCGCCATGGGCGACGACGAGGATGTTGCCCGATGCCGGAGCTTCGCGGTCGATGCGCATCACCGCGCCGACGATGCGCGTCTGGGCATCGACGGCCCGTTCCCAGCCGCCGATGCTCTCCCGCGGATGGGCGAAGAAGCGGTCGGCGTGGGCCTCGAACGCCACCTTGTCGAGGTAGCCCGTGGCCGAGCGGTCGTTCTCGGCGAGGTCCCTCGCGACAACGGGTTCGAGTCCGGCGGACCCTGCAACGATCTGCGCCCCGTCGCGGGCCTTGCGCTCGTCGCTGCAGAAGATGGCCTGCCAGCGGATTCCGGCGGTGGCTTCCGTGAACATCCGCATCCGGGCGATGCCCCTGTCCGACAGTCGCCACTGCGGGACGGGAACCTGCGGGTCGATGACGACTTCGGGATGGGTGAGGAAGACGAGGAGGTTCATGGTCACCGGGATGCTCAAAGGAAGTTCTGCGGATCGATGTCGACGCGCAGGCGGACGTTGCGGGCGAGCTGGATGGTGGACAGCCAGCCGCGCAGGATGGCGGGCAGGTCGGTCTCCGGCGTGGCCTTGACGAGGAAGCGCTCGCGGTAGCGGCCGCGCAGCATGGTGAGCGGGGCGGGAGCCGGGCCGAGGATGAGGACGTTGTCGAGATCGGGCGCGCAGGCGGCCAGCCGGCGGCCCTCATGCGCGACGAGTTCGTGGTCGGGACCGGAGAGGATCAGTGCCGCGAGCCGGCCGAAGGGCGGCATGTGTCCCTCGCGGCGCTCGTCCAGCTCGGCCCTGATGAAGCTGTCGCGGTCGCCTCCGGCCAGCGCCCGCATCACCGGATGGCCGGGGTCGCGGGTCTGGATGAGCACGCGACCCGGACGGCTTTCGCGCCCGGCGCGCCCGGCGAGCTGGTAGAGCAACTGGAAGGTGCGTTCGCCCGCGCGCAGGTCGCCGCCGCCGAGGCCGATGTCGGCGTCGACCACGCCGACGAAGGTGAGGTCGGGGAAATGGTGGCCCTTGGCGATGAGCTGGGTGCCGATGATGACGTCCACCTGGTGGGCGAGGATCGCCTCGATCATCGCGGTGGCGCTGTCGCTGGAGTGGATGGTGTCGCTGGTCATGACCGCCACGCGCGCTTCGGGGGCGAAACTGCGCAACTCGTCGGCGATGCGCTCCACGCCCGGACCGGAAGCGGCGATGTGGTCCAGCGTCCCGCATTCCGGGCAATGGTCGGGCAAAGGCCGTGAATAGCCGCAGTGGTGGCATTGCAGGCGCGGCCGGTAGCGGTGCGAGGTGAGCCAGGCGGTGCAGTTGGGGCAATGCATGCGATAGCCGCAGGCACGGCAGATGGTGAGCGGCGCGTAGCCGCGGCGGTTGAGGAACAGCATCGCCTGCTCGCCGGCGGCCATCGCCTCACGGACGCCGTCGCGCAGGGCTTCGCCGAGGAAGGTGCCGGCGGGCGGCCGCTGCCGGCGCAGGTCGACGATTCCGACCTGCGGCTTGGGGGCGGAGGCAAAACGGTCCTCCAGCACGATATGACGCTCCGGCCGCACGCCGATCAGCGTTTCGAGCGAGGGCGTGGCGCTGACGAGAATGAGCGTCGCCCCCTCGAAGGCGCAGCGCCTGCGGGCGATCAGGCGGGCATCGTAGACGACGCCGTCCTCCTGCTTGAAGCTGGTGTCGTGCGCCTCGTCCATCACCACCAGCCCCAGCGAGGGGAAGGGCAGGAACAGCGCCGAGCGCGCACCCACCAGCACCTTCGCGTCGCCACGCGCGACGGCCTTCCATGTCCGGCGCCGCTGCACCTGGGTAAGGCCCGAATGCCAGGCGAGCGGGGCGGTGCCGAACCGCGCCTCGAAGCGCCTGAGCCACTGGGCCGACAGGGCGATCTCCGGCAGCAGGACCAGCACCGGCCGTCCGGCACGCAGCGAGGCTTCGATGGCTTCCAGGTAGACCTCGGTCTTGCCCGATCCCGGCACGCCCTCCAGCAGCCAGAAATCGTCGTCCGGGCGGTCGAGTGCCGCCACCAGCCGGTCGGCGGCGGCCCGTTGCGAGGGTGTGAGGTCGAAGGCCGTTCCCTCGTGGCATGGCGGCAGGTCGAGCCGGTCGGCGTCGATCTCGATGGTGCGAAGCTGTCCCGCTTCCGTCATCTTCCTGACGATTCCCGCCGACACGCCGGCCTCGCGGGCAAGGGCCGTCGCCTGCAATGGGCCATGCCCGTCGACAATGGCCGCCACCCGCTCGCGCCGTTCGTCCAGGCGCTCGCGGTCGAGGTCGGGAGCAAGCTCGTAGGCGGTCTTCACCGGCCCGGGTTCAAGGGCCGCCGGCACCGGCATCAGCAGCCGCAGCACCGAACCCAGCGGCGAGAGCGTTGATGCGGCCATGTCGTCGGCCAGCCGGCGCAGCGCCGCCGACAGTGGCGGCACGTCGAGAATGGCCTCCACCGCCTTGATCCGGTCGGCCGCCATGTCCCGGTCCACCGGATGATCCCAGACCACGCCGATTGCCCGCCGCGGCCCGAAGGGTACACGCACGAAGCGGCCCGGAAGCGGAACCGGCCCGGCCTTGACGGCATAGGTGAAGGACCGATCGAAGGGCAGCGGCAGCAGGACGGATACGAGCTCGGTCGTCATGCACGCGCTTCTAGCAGCGTGGCTTGCCAAGGGCGAGGATCAAGCGGGGTCTCGGCGGGATGCCGATGACGGGACCGGCTTCGCGGCAGGGCCGCATCCCGTTCGCCCGGGCCCGCACGCAAGTGCTGGCGGCATGACGGATTGCGGAGTAGAAGCCCGTCGCCCCCACCTGGAATGTCGCCATGCCCACAATCCTGCTGCTGGTCGTTTCGAACCTCTTCATGACGGTCGCGTGGTACTGGCACCTCAAGGGCGGCATGGCGAAACCGCTGTTCGCGGTCATCATGATCAGCTGGTCGATCGCCTTCGTCGAATACTGCCTTGCTGTGCCCGCCAATCGCCTCGGCTATGCCTCGGGCTTTACCGCCGGGCAACTCAAGATCATCCAGGAGGCCATCGCCCTGGTCGTCTTCGGCGGCTTCATGGTCCTCGTGCTGGGCGAAGCCCTGTCATGGCGCCATTTCGCGGCCTTCGGCTGCATCATGGCGGCGGTCGGTTTCCTCTTCGTCGGGCGCTGAAATCCGCGTTTCCCATGCGCCATGCGGGCACGGGCGGACATGGATCGACAAGGGGATATGAAAATATTCCTTGACACTTCATTCTGTCCTGACGCATCTTTCCGCTCATGACGACCATGCCCACCCGTTCCGCGCGTCCTTTCGTCAGCCGGGTTTCCTGCTGGCGGGCGCCGCGATTCCTCAGGGCCTGCTGGTTGGCGGTGACGGGCAGGACGGCGGGTGTCGCGGCTCCGTCCACGGCCGCTCCCGACGGGGTGTGCACAGAACGGCTGCGAACCCTTCCACGGGCGGCGGCCGTGATTGCCGCACTGGAGGAGGTGGCCACGCGCGACCGCGCTGGTCTGCGGGCGTTGCTGTTTCCCTGGGCACGCCCGTGGTTCGACCGGCTTCGCCAGCATCTTGCGCATGACCCCGACCACCGGCATCCCGACGAGGCGGAATGGCTGGATTGGGCGATTCGCAGGCATGGCGTGCGTGCGCTCGATGCGCTGCTGCGCTCGGTCCTGCGCCGGACCGACCCGCCCGTGCACGCGCGGCCCGCGATGGACGACGACCGTCCATGCCGGCCGGCGATGGCCGCGGCCGAACGCGCGAGGCGGTCCCGTGAACTGAGCTGGGATCCGCTGCATCAACAGGCGCTGATGCGCGAACGCGGCCGCCGTCGTCTCGTGCGCCGTCTCACCGGCAGTCTCGTCGACCATCTGCGGGAGGCCGGCGAGAGGCTGCTGGCGGAAAGGGCCGTCACGATTCCGCACGTTGCCGCCGGCGAACCGGTCCGGGCACGTGCCGGCGGGCGGTTGGCTCCGGTGGATCGTTCCACGGGCCACGGAACATTGTCTCTCGGGGACGTCGCGGGCTGAGCGCCGGACTCCGGCCGATCGCTAAAATTTTCAGGAAATTGTCCGGATGCTGACGGCTCAGATGCAGCGGCCGCCGTCGATCTCCAGCACCACGCCGGTCACGAGATCGGCCTCGTCGGAGGCGAGGTAGAGCGCGGCGCTGGCGATGTCCTCCGCCTCGCTCAGCCGGCCCCAGGGGATCGTGGCGATGAAGCGGGCGCGGGCTTCGGGCGTATCCTCCTGGCCCATGAAGGTGGCGAGCAGCGGCGTCGATCCGGCAACCGGCGCGATGCAGTTGACGCGGATGCGGTCGGGGGCCAGTTCGACCGCCATCGACTTCGACATCAGGTTCACCGCCCCCTTGGAGGCATTGTACCATGTCAGGCCGGGGCGCGGACGGATGCCGGCGGTGGAGCCGATATTGATGATGCAGCCGGAGCCCTGGTCGCGCATCGGCGGCAGGGTGGCGTGGGTCATGAGGAAGATCGACTTGACGTTGACCGCCATCACCCGGTCGAACTCCTCCTCGCCGACTTCCAGCATCGGCCGGTTGCGGTGGCTGGTGCCGGCATTGTTGACGACGATGTCGATCCTGCCGAGGGTTTCGCGGGCGGCGGCCACCGCGTCGTTCACCGAATTGCGGTCGGCAACGTCGCAGGTGTGGGCGCTGGCTGCATCGCCGATGGATGCCGCGACCGAGGCCGCACCGTCGCCGTTGAGGTCGAACAGCGCGACCTTCGCTCCTTCGGCGGCGAACCGCTCGGCGATGCCCTTGCCGAAACCCGATGCCGCACCGGTGATGATGGCTGTCTTGCCCGCGAGCCGCATGTCCCCGTCCTCCCCTTGTCCCTGTCGTTCTTTCCTGCCGTTCCGCCCGGCCGGCGGCGGCGATGGGCAGCCAGTCTTGCCTCAACGCGCCGCGGCCGTCCAGACGGTGCGACAACATATTATGGTAATGGAAAATTGAATATGAAGGATACAGGGTGCGAATCGGGCGTTAACGTTAACCCATCGGCAGGGCACGCCATCGCTCCCGGCGAAACCGGGCTTGAGGCGGTGGAGGTGTCCCGGAAGGCCGGCAGTCCCTCGGGAATGCACGGCAGTTCTCGCCGGTCGGCGGCGGCGGGCAGGGCGGTGATGGAGCCACGGGGGTGGCGGGATCGGTGGGCGTTCGGGCATGCGGCGCGGATGTGCCGTCATGAGGAGAGTTCGATCCCTTCGTCATTCATCGCCACGGCCGGTCCGCCGTCGACCCGGTCGCGGTTCAACAATCCAGCGGTGGAAAAACGGATCATGAAAACCACGCTCGTCGTCGCCGCTCTCGGCCTTGCCATGGTATCGGCCACGGCCCAGGCCGGATCGGCCCTCACCTATGACCGGGACGGAAAGGTGCGACATGTTGTTCGCTCCTCGCCCTCGGGTTACATCGTCTACAACCATCAGGGACATCTGGTCCGCGTGGTCCGCGAGCCCTACGGCACGGGCACGACCTATGTCGATGACGGGGCCAGGGATGTCGTTGTCATCGGGTCCTCGCTGGACGGCGGCGTCGCCGTCTCGGGTTCGGGCGTGGGCTTCGAGTAGGACCGGGCATCGACCGGCGGTCCGGGATGCCGGCCATTGCCCCGGATCGTGCCGGCGATGGACACGCTCCGGGGTTTCGGCGCATATGCCGCGCAGGGGTGTCTGCATGGTTCGGATCGGGACAGGTGCTGCCGGGAAAGTCTCCGCATTGAAGTATTCCTCAATGGTATATTATCGCTTGGTGGAGATGATATTCGCCAGGCGTTTCGAGGTGCTGTGCGCCGATCCCCTGCCGGGCCCGGTTGCCGGCCGCGACGGCGAACGTCTGGAATTCGTCGATGAGTCGGAGTTGCAGCCGTTGTTCGCGTCGCATGGCCGCTATTACTCCCATGCGGCCCTCATGGAGGGCGAGCCGGGCTGTCATCGGGTCGCGGTGCTTCGTGGCGCCAATGGCGATGTCCTCTCATGCGGGTATGTCTCCGGCCGGCTGCTGGGCGGTGGCGGCCCGGCCGGGCGCGAGGCGCTGCGGGTTCCCTGGGAAGGCGGTCTCGACATCGAGCTCTGCGACAGCGAACTCTACCTGTGGAGTTTCTGGACACCTCCCGGACGCCGCGGGAGGGGCCACTATGCAAGCCTGCTGCGCGCCCTGCGCGGGCTGGGGGCGGATATCGGTGCCAGGGCGGTCTCGATCTACTGCCGCAGCGACAATGCGGCGTCGCTGAACGGCATATTGCGTGCGGGTTTCGAGCGCTGGGACCGCTTCGAGATGTTGCGGGTGGGGCAGCTGCGCTTCGTCTATTCGAACCGGTTCGGCAAGCGCTGGTTCCTGTCCCGCGGCTCGTTCGCCCTGCTCGGGGGCGCATCGACCGGCCGGTGTACGCCGCGGGAGCGGCGGAAGAGGGCCGGCACCTGCCCGCATTGCAAAAAAGAGGGGGCGGCCGAAGCCGCCCCCAGGTCATGCTGAGTCTCTGAACCCGAAGGATCAGGGCAGGGCGATCGGCGTGCTGGTGATGTTGACCGCGTTGCCGATGGCGGTGGCGGTGGCCGGATCCTTGAAGACGTTGATGACGTCGGTGTTGGTGGCGGTGACGTCGGCGCAGTTCTCCTGCACGATCGAGCCGATGGCCGAGCCGTCCAGGTTGAGGCTGAAGCTGTTGGCGATGGCGGTGGCGGCCGTGTTGACCTCGCCGACGCCGCGGCCCATCACGTTGGCATCCAGCGAAGCCGTGATCGATTCGCCGCTGTTGGTCTGGCGCATGTCGAAGATGGCGTCGCCGGTGGTGGTGGCGTTGACGGCGTTGCCGATGGCGGTCGAGGTGGCGTCGAGGTCGTTGCCATGCCAGGACGTGACGTTCAGCTGCGACGAAACGCTGCCGTCGTTGGACTGCGCACCTTCGAGGGACAGGCCGCCCTGGACGTCGATGTTGGCGACGTTGGCGATCGCCGTCGCGCTGGCTTCCATCTCGGTCACGCCGTTGATCGACAGGGTCTTGGTGGCGGAGATGTCGCCGGTGTTGGACTGGTAGAGTTCGACGGCGTTGTCGAGGGAGACGGGGGGAATGACGGGGATTTCGACCTCGGGGGCGACGACCTTGACGTTGGAGAGCTTCAGGCCGCTGGTGCCGTTGAGGTAGATGTCCTTGTCGAGGTGGATCTCGACCGGCGAGACGACGCAGTCGGTGCCGCAGTCCTGGGCCTGGGCGGAGACGGCGGCCGAGGCGGCCAGGACGGTGGCCAGGGCGGTGAGGGTGAACATACGCATCAGGTTTTCTCCTTGGGGGGTTGAGCGTTCGTCAGGGGCGAACCGGACCGGATGGGGGAAGCCGGCTCGCGGGGGTGGATGGAAAGGGTGGAAGGGAAGCGGCGGGCGGCGGTCAGGACCCGGTCCTGATGGCGGAGGCATCCTCCATCTGGGCGTCGGAATGGCCGAGCACGTCGCCGCAGGTGTTGCGCGGCAGCTTGTGCAGGTCGCGCATCAGCTCGAACACGCCGCGCTCGATGACCGAACGGACGGCCAGCTGGATGGGTTCGAGCGAGCGTTCGCCGAGGCCGAGGTCGAACACCTTGTTGCCGAAGAACTCGAACACGCCGGCGCGGATCTCGCGGCCGATGACCTGCTTCTGGTAGGACACCGTGTCGACCACCTTGAGCGTGCGGCTGTTCACCAGGCGCAGGTCGACGCCGATGTTCATGACGTAGGTGCGGCCGCTGCCGGAGAAGGCGTCGAACAGCAGTTCGACATTGTTCGAGCGGATGTTGTAGTTCATCTCGGTGATGCCGCCGATGATGTGGTAGTCGGACCCCTCGATCTGGCCGGCGAGGATCGGCCGGTAGCCCTTGTCCGAGGCGGGGTCGCCGATGAGCTTGTTGTCGGCCCATTTGAGTTCGAGCTCGGTGACCGAGGTGTCGAAGCGTTCGACCTGCGGGATCTTCGCCTTGCCCAGCGCGGACATCGCCATCAGGGCGGCACCCTGGGTCAGCCGCTTGCCGGTCTCGAGGTCGTCCTTGCCGGTATAGTCGAGGATCTTGCCGACGGTGACGGTGGCCGGGCCGCGGCCCTTCATCGCCATCTCCAGGGACAGGCAGGTGAGCGCGGGGGTGTAGAGCGAGGGGTTCTCCAGGACCGGGGCGCCGCCGATCGGCGAGGCGTAGTTGCCGCCGGTGGCGTAGGGATTGGTGCAGGCGGTGGCGGCCAGACAGCACAGGGCCGCCGACGCCCTCTTCAGGGAAATCTTGCTCAGCATGGTCGAACCTTTTGTTTGTTGTCGATCCGGGGATCGAGATATCGCTATCCGTCGGTGGTCAGGGGTGGAGGCCGGCCGGGCCATGGGGACGATGATGGGGGAAAGGAAGGCTCAGTTGGCCGGGCCGGCCGCCGGCTCGACGGTCTCGACATTCTTCAGCATGGCATCGGCGGTGGAAC
Proteins encoded in this region:
- a CDS encoding primosomal protein N'; amino-acid sequence: MTTELVSVLLPLPFDRSFTYAVKAGPVPLPGRFVRVPFGPRRAIGVVWDHPVDRDMAADRIKAVEAILDVPPLSAALRRLADDMAASTLSPLGSVLRLLMPVPAALEPGPVKTAYELAPDLDRERLDERRERVAAIVDGHGPLQATALAREAGVSAGIVRKMTEAGQLRTIEIDADRLDLPPCHEGTAFDLTPSQRAAADRLVAALDRPDDDFWLLEGVPGSGKTEVYLEAIEASLRAGRPVLVLLPEIALSAQWLRRFEARFGTAPLAWHSGLTQVQRRRTWKAVARGDAKVLVGARSALFLPFPSLGLVVMDEAHDTSFKQEDGVVYDARLIARRRCAFEGATLILVSATPSLETLIGVRPERHIVLEDRFASAPKPQVGIVDLRRQRPPAGTFLGEALRDGVREAMAAGEQAMLFLNRRGYAPLTICRACGYRMHCPNCTAWLTSHRYRPRLQCHHCGYSRPLPDHCPECGTLDHIAASGPGVERIADELRSFAPEARVAVMTSDTIHSSDSATAMIEAILAHQVDVIIGTQLIAKGHHFPDLTFVGVVDADIGLGGGDLRAGERTFQLLYQLAGRAGRESRPGRVLIQTRDPGHPVMRALAGGDRDSFIRAELDERREGHMPPFGRLAALILSGPDHELVAHEGRRLAACAPDLDNVLILGPAPAPLTMLRGRYRERFLVKATPETDLPAILRGWLSTIQLARNVRLRVDIDPQNFL
- a CDS encoding glucose 1-dehydrogenase, which gives rise to MRLAGKTAIITGAASGFGKGIAERFAAEGAKVALFDLNGDGAASVAASIGDAASAHTCDVADRNSVNDAVAAARETLGRIDIVVNNAGTSHRNRPMLEVGEEEFDRVMAVNVKSIFLMTHATLPPMRDQGSGCIINIGSTAGIRPRPGLTWYNASKGAVNLMSKSMAVELAPDRIRVNCIAPVAGSTPLLATFMGQEDTPEARARFIATIPWGRLSEAEDIASAALYLASDEADLVTGVVLEIDGGRCI
- a CDS encoding DMT family protein, which translates into the protein MPTILLLVVSNLFMTVAWYWHLKGGMAKPLFAVIMISWSIAFVEYCLAVPANRLGYASGFTAGQLKIIQEAIALVVFGGFMVLVLGEALSWRHFAAFGCIMAAVGFLFVGR
- the hfaB gene encoding holdfast anchoring protein HfaB codes for the protein MLSKISLKRASAALCCLAATACTNPYATGGNYASPIGGAPVLENPSLYTPALTCLSLEMAMKGRGPATVTVGKILDYTGKDDLETGKRLTQGAALMAMSALGKAKIPQVERFDTSVTELELKWADNKLIGDPASDKGYRPILAGQIEGSDYHIIGGITEMNYNIRSNNVELLFDAFSGSGRTYVMNIGVDLRLVNSRTLKVVDTVSYQKQVIGREIRAGVFEFFGNKVFDLGLGERSLEPIQLAVRSVIERGVFELMRDLHKLPRNTCGDVLGHSDAQMEDASAIRTGS